A region from the Musa acuminata AAA Group cultivar baxijiao chromosome BXJ1-10, Cavendish_Baxijiao_AAA, whole genome shotgun sequence genome encodes:
- the LOC135595614 gene encoding uncharacterized protein LOC135595614, translating into MSRPDRSDAHLTPEEAARVEAATREYFEGIAPKRHTKPSRSEYSSVYSDALQSADPDSVPELDKLRHLEARRQKLACDGHEVAEEYVETEYYKDLRCIDKQHHTTGTGFIKVEKSGRSSFVLGPVSDASSYQASCKGNPATNEWIPSADIVIPNSNKPKRSEN; encoded by the exons atgTCGAGGCCGGATCGCAGCGACGCTCATCTGACGCCGGAAGAGGCGGCGAGGGTGGAGGCGGCTACGAGGGAGTACTTCGAGGGGATCGCCCCCAAGCGCCACACCAAACCCTCCCGGAGCGAGTACTCCTCTGTCTACTCGGACGCCCTCCAGTCGGCCGATCCTGACTCCGTCCCGGAGCTCGACAAGCTCCGGCATCTCGAGGCCCGTCGCCAG AAGCTAGCTTGCGATGGCCATGAAGTGGCAGAAGAATACGTCGAGACGGAGTATTACAAGGATCTCCGCTGCATCGACAAGCAGCATCACACG ACAGGAACTGGTTTCATCAAGGTGGAAAAGTCCGGCAGAAGTAGCTTTGTCCTAGGACCAGTATCTGATGCATCTAGCTACCAGGCATCTTGCAAGGGGAATCCAGCTACAAACGAATGGATTCCATCTGCTGATATA GTTATCCCAAATTCAAACAAGCCTAAGAGGAGTGAGAATTAG